A stretch of the Conger conger chromosome 3, fConCon1.1, whole genome shotgun sequence genome encodes the following:
- the si:ch73-335l21.1 gene encoding insulin receptor substrate 1-B — translation MENHAGEQQSYEDVRKSGYLRKQKSMHRRYFVLRTASERGPARLEYYESEKKFRGKAPVPKKSVNLETCFNINKRADSKNKYMIVLYTRAESFSIAAESEEDQDEWFQAMLDLQCKSKTPSDSGSGGDYGVPSPGPAFKEVWQVKVWPKGLGQAKNLVGIYRLCLTEKTVNFVKLNSDAAAVVLQLMNVRRCGHSENFFFVEVGRSAVTGPGEFWMQVEDSVVAQNMHETLLEAMKALSEEFRQRSKSQSNATAGGGATASNPISVPSRRHHPNPPPSQVGFTRRPRTETPGSSSANNTSPSPRHSFPRARTASDGGRVEEGGATAGGTLPGSSPNGSCSTTPILRSNSARAPTPAKTPLSLMRSTSTPAPSPAPSLSSSSGHGSEFGGVAGGGGGAAGAYGRVPHHTSVSGSPSDYGSSDEYGSSPGEHSLLTPDLPGASAGSLNYHPLGEEASNYIMMGQRGTSGALQSPTSHPPTRRVLRRSSSRESEAERRLLSKRASLPPMALDRLTPHKRGEEGEEDDYAVMSRSASRESFTSRRDSGMGPGASVYLDVAGEFREKGEGEGVGPGVDTGYMSMLPGVTAPPVSLSLSLSVAVSNSGSKPADDYMAMTPNNSVSPPQQIHPPPTGSDGYMMMSPNSSCSPDQRGVGGAWVGSSSADSRAGSDYMNMSPISTRSANSTPPPSEGLPHSEQQQQQQLPPKMVYSYYSLPRSYKHMSPAYFEDDAGRGKRPTGSRGGDVTRGAVAQGGQEPPVGQAVGRHQSLSSSSYSSSSASSESLGESEEKLAQSTGLFGRSKNGSLQQRRVSGAQQQGQQQPGRRPVSLFVDVSKANTLPRVREAPLPPEPKSPGEYVSIEFRGDRGGRGGGMGKGQSPGVSLPPGPPRSLHRPTSCLAGFLPLPRSPSTPVTPPSASEYVNMDLGPSPSPSPLSLTPLGFPSFSTPTTPVGAAPKARDENRTPPQREEVVGDGHRKVSATESPTSCGDYTEMAFSLSGATTASSATTAKPPSPSKQDQPGPKLVLGLGLDFPLAKASSNPDQGAKVIRADPQGRRRHCSETFLAPPPLPPSSSSSSSSSSSLFPEHTQAVARRFGFDSMLWGNGTAPDVPSPCLNSGPPITPTAHLSSTEQGLNYIDLDLVNKESQHAAPEGSGAVQSLPPRLYSTVLSGGAVGGGSGSGGANGTTSNLNTYASIDFYKSEELRTHQNGSKDGTEC, via the exons GCAAAACACCCAGTGACAGTGGCAGTGGTGGAGACTATGGGGTGCCCTCTCCTGGCCCTGCTTTCAAAGAGGTGTGGCAGGTCAAAGTGTGGCCCAAGGGTTTGGGCCAAGCAAAAAACCTGGTGGGCATCTACCGGCTGTGCCTGACAGAGAAGACAGTCAACTTTGTCAAGCTCAACTCAGATGCAGCAGCTGTCGTGCTGCAACTCATGAACGTTCGTCGCTGTGGGCACTCTGAGAACTTCTTCTTTGTGGAGGTTGGTCGCTCTGCAGTGACTGGGCCCGGGGAGTTCTGGATGCAGGTGGAGGACTCTGTAGTGGCCCAGAACATGCACGAAACCCTGCTGGAGGCCATGAAGGCCTTGAGTGAGGAGTTCCGCCAGCGTAGCAAGTCCCAGTCCAACGCCACGGCTGGTGGAGGTGCCACAGCCTCCAACCCCATCAGTGTGCCATCACGACGCCACCACCCAAACCCACCACCTAGCCAGGTGGGCTTTACACGTCGACCCCGCACGGAGACCCCTGGGAGTAGCAGCGCAAACAAcacctccccttccccccgccATAGCTTCCCCAGGGCACGCACAGCCAGTGATGGTGGAAGAGTAGAGGAGGGTGGGGCAACAGCAGGCGGAACTCTGCCAGGCTCCAGTCCTAATGGATCCTGTTCCACTACCCCTATTCTCAGGTCCAATAGTGCTCGTGCACCCACACCTGCCAAGACTCCACtctcattgatgcgttccacctccacccctgccccctctcctgcccccagcCTGTCCTCTAGTTCTGGCCATGGATCGGAGTTTGGAGGCGTagcaggtggagggggaggagcggCTGGTGCCTATGGGCGTGTGCCTCACCACACCTCAGTTTCGGGCTCACCCAGTGATTATGGATCCTCGGACGAGTACGGCTCTAGCCCTGGGGAGCATTCCCTTCTGACTCCTGATCTGCCAGGGGCTTCTGCTGGCAGCCTGAATTACCACCCACTGGGTGAGGAGGCCTCAAACTACATCATGATGGGCCAACGGGGGACATCTGGAGCCCTGCAGTCACCGACCTCCCATCCGCCCACCCGCAGGGTGCTGCGCCGTTCCTCTAGCCGCGAGTCTGAGGCCGAGCGTAGGCTGCTCAGCAAGCGGGCCTCCCTGCCCCCCATGGCCCTGGATCGGCTCACCCCACacaagagaggggaggagggtgaaGAGGATGACTATGCCGTCATGTCTCGGAGCGCAAGCCGCGAGTCCTTCACCTCCCGCCGAGATTCTGGCATGGGGCCAGGGGCCAGCGTGTACCTGGATGTGGCTGGGGAGTTTCGAGAGAAAGGGGAAGGTGAAGGAGTAGGGCCAGGGGTTGATACTGGGTACATGTCCATGCTGCCTGGAGTAACTGCTCCCCCTGTCTcgctctccctgtccctctccgtGGCAGTCTCCAATTCTGGCTCTAAACCAGCTGACGACTACATGGCTATGACCCCAAACAACAGTGTGTCCCCACCACAGCAAATCCATCCTCCCCCCACTGGCTCCGACGGGTACATGATGATGTCACCCAACAGCAGCTGCTCCCCAGACCAGAGAGGGGTCGGGGGGGCCTGGGTGGGCAGCAGCAGTGCAGACAGCAGGGCCGGCAGCGACTACATGAACATGTCCCCCATAAGCACCCGGTCTGCCAACAGCACTCCCCCGCCCTCTGAGGGCCTCCCCCACtctgaacaacagcaacagcagcagcttcCCCCAAAGATGGTTTACTCCTACTATTCCTTGCCCCGATCTTACAAACacatgtctcctgcttacttTGAGGATGACGCTGGTCGGGGCAAGAGGCCCACCGGCAGCAGGGGTGGAGATGTGACCAGAGGAGCGGTTGCCCAAGGGGGCCAAGAGCCCCCTGTGGGGCAAGCAGTGGGACGCCACCAGTCCCTGTCCTCATCCTCATACTCCTCCAGCTCAGCCAGCAGCGAGAGCCTTGGGGAGTCTGAGGAGAAGTTGGCCCAGTCTACTGGGCTGTTTGGGCGCTCAAAAAATGGGAGTCTCCAACAGAGACGGGTGTCTGGGGCCCAGCAACAGGGCCAGCAGCAGCCGGGTCGGAGGCCGGTCAGCCTGTTTGTTGATGTATCAAAAGCCAACACCCTTCCCAGAGTTCGAGAGGCTCCTCTACCCCCTGAGCCCAAGAGCCCTGGGGAGTATGTCAGCATTGAGTTCAGGGGAGAccgagggggaaggggaggagggaTGGGGAAAGGACAGAGTCCTGGGGTGTCACTACCACCTGGACCCCCTAGGTCTCTGCACCGACCGACCTCCTGCCTGGCCGGATTCCTGCCCCTCCCTCGCAGCCCATCTACTCCAGTGACCCCTCCATCTGCGTCTGAGTATGTAAATATGGACTTaggcccctccccttctccttctcccctctctttaACTCCTCTGGGGTTCCCCTCCTTCTCAACCCCAACAACTCCAGTAGGCGCTGCCCCTAAGGCCAGAGATGAGAACAGGACACCGCCACAAAGGGAGGAGGTTGTAGGTGATGGCCACAGGAAGGTCAGTGCAACCGAATCCCCAACCTCATGTGGTGATTACACGGAGATGGCCTTCAGTTTGAGTGGTGCTACCACAGCCAGCTCTGCTACCACTGCTAAGCCCCCTTCTCCCAGCAAACAGGACCAGCCAGGGCCTAAACTGGTCCTGGGACTGGGTTTGGATTTCCCTTTGGCCAAGGCTAGCTCCAACCCCGACCAAGGAGCCAAGGTGATCAGAGCTGACCCTCAGGGCAGACGACGACATTGCTCTGAAACCTTCTTGGCTCCTCCACCACTGCCCccttcctcatcttcatcctcctcttcttcctcgtCCCTCTTCCCAGAGCACACCCAGGCAGTGGCACGCAGGTTTGGATTTGACAGTATGCTCTGGGGTAATGGAACTGCTCCTGATGTCCCCTCACCATGTCTGAACTCTGGGCCGCCCATCACACCCACTGCTCATCTTTCATCCACGGAGCAAGGCCTCAACTACATTGACTTGGACCTTGTTAATAAGGAGAGCCAACATGCAGCTCCAGAAGGATCTGGAGCTGTCCAATCCCTGCCCCCTCGCCTTTACTCCACCGTGTTGAGTGGAGGGGCAGTGGGAGGGGGGTCAGGGAGTGGAGGGGCAAATGGTACCACCTCAAATCTGAATACCTACGCCAGCATTGATTTCTACAAGTCAGAGGAGCTAAGGACACATCAGAATGGTAGCAAGGATGGAACAG AATGCTGA
- the si:ch73-335l21.2 gene encoding RING finger domain-containing protein, whose product MAEVPGAVQPPQQEQQTSSTEAAEVECPICYQEYNQGGKCPRMLECLHVFCTECLQRIQLSPIQPPDPHSPPSISCPLCRHPTPLETGDAQALPCNSRILAQLPPLAFRMPVSVSSRLTTITQRVVLSLDSRDARFIILPTVSLRVEQMGTGEEQHPTAPSAGALEGQQEPGRALVCVQLLALIFWILFVMACVVGVVFGPNFFRN is encoded by the coding sequence ATGGCAGAGGTTCCAGGCGCAGTGCAGCCAccgcagcaggagcagcagaccAGCTCTACGGAGGCAGCTGAAGTGGAATGTCCCATCTGCTACCAGGAATACAACCAGGGAGGGAAGTGCCCCCGTATGCTGGAGTGCCTGCACGTATTCTGCACCGAGTGCCTACAGAGGATCCAACTGTCGCCCATCCAGCCTCCGGATCCCCACAGCCCCCCATCAATCTCCTGCCCACTGTGtcgccaccccacccccctggaGACTGGGGACGCTCAAGCCCTCCCCTGCAACTCTCGCATTTTGGCCCAGCTGCCTCCCCTGGCGTTCCGCATGCCGGTCTCCGTCTCCAGCCGTCTGACCACCATCACCCAGCGCGTGGTGCTGTCCCTGGACTCCCGGGACGCTCGCTTCATCATCCTGCCCACGGTGAGCCTGCGTGTGGAGCAGATGGGGACAGGGGAGGAGCAGCACCCCAccgctccctctgctggtgcttTGGAGGGGCAGCAGGAGCCGGGCCGGGCCCTAGTGTGTGTTCAGCTGCTGGCCCTCATCTTCTGGATCCTCTTTGTCATGGCCTGTGTGGTGGGAGTCGTCTTTGGGCCAAACTTCTTTCGCAACTAG